A genomic stretch from Pochonia chlamydosporia 170 chromosome 4, whole genome shotgun sequence includes:
- a CDS encoding chitinase (similar to Verticillium alfalfae VaMs.102 XP_003002616.1), protein MTSHSGSRTSRMASSVARVMYTNAVYFPNNRVYQGDSPAMLNYSCVNRVYYAYASIGPDGGVFLSDEWADARAPVDGVQGALGSLMHLKQQHPHLQVVLSIGGPACSEVFPVVAGNTNLRDNFARSALGLVEASGLDGIDVSWEYPCNAEQGHDFVNLLATIRSHLAEDRYILTAALPATKTILQLIDFKAAANYLDFVNLTAYDFFGVWTPKSGHHSQLYAMNRDETSGSSGVAHLMSHGFPSGGILLGIPTHGRSFLQATGAGQTFKGGGGDEGIYEYSQLPRKGCKESVDKRHISAQCVGGDGGFVTYDNPDTVKAKAAFAKQKGLGGLFYWNAPADSKEKSRSLVAAGFRELHTS, encoded by the exons ATGACCTCCCACTCTGGTTCGCGAACATCGCGGATGGCCAGCAGCGTTGCGAGAGTAATGTATACCAACGCAGTTTACTTCCCGAACAACCGAGTTTACCAAGGGGATAGTCCGGCCATGCTGAATTACAGCTGTGTCAACCGCGTCTACTACGCCTACGCAAGCATTGGGCCGGATGGCGGTGTGTTT TTGAGCGATGAGTGGGCTGATGCCAgagcaccagttgacggaGTTCAAGGTGCTCTAGGATCTTTGATGCATCTCAAGCAACAACACCCTCACCTACAAGTGGTTTTGTCGATTGGGGGGCCGGCCTGCTCTGAAGTCTTCCCCGTCGTTGCTGGCAACACCAATCTACGAGATAACTTTGCTCGTTCCGCCTTAGGGCTGGTAGAGGCTTCTGGTCTTGACGGTATTGACG TTTCGTGGGAGTATCCCTGCAATGCTGAGCAAGGTCACGATTTTGTAAACTTGTTGGCGACTATTCGATCACATTTGGCCGAAGATCGATATATTCTTACCGCAGCACTGCCAGCAACCAAAACCATACTGCAACTTATTGACTTCAAAGCGGCGGCGAACTACTTGGATTTTGTCAACCTGACTGCTTACGACTTCTTCGGTGTGTGGACACCAAAGAGTGGACACCATTCCCAACTATACGCAATGAACCGAGACGAAACCTCTGGCTCTTCGGGTGTAGCGCATTTGATGTCCCATGGATTTCCTTCGGGTGGTATTCTTCTAGGAATCCCCACTCACGGCCGCAGCTTTCTGCAGGCGACGGGGGCTGGACAGACGTTcaagggaggcggcggcgatgaggGAATATATGAGTATAGCCAGTTACCCAGAAAGGGCTGTAAGGAGTCAGTCGACAAACGCCATATTTCAGCTCAATGTGTgggtggcgatggtggtTTCGTTACGTACGACAACCCAGATACAGTCAAGGCGAAAGCAGCATTTGCCAAGCAAAAAGGACTAGGT GGCTTATTTTACTGGAACGCACCAGCCGATTCTAAAGAAAAATCTAGAAGCCTAGTCGCGGCAGGGTTCCGTGAACTGCACACATCATGA